A genomic segment from Desulfurispirillum indicum S5 encodes:
- a CDS encoding efflux transporter outer membrane subunit, with protein sequence MKIPFPIWPLQRLFIGCCCIVLSGCASQFAPPARPEPVLPEAWQAQLPAEAQVPEGDWWQRFGSPRLEELVLMGMEGSPDLAGAVERVIQAEAQLRSTGSSLFPAVNLSGGTSAQRRSVSGGSSTSSESTNLSLGASYEVDVWGRIAADVRASEANLAASHFDYESVRLSLIAGVASGYFQLLALEERLAYSRENLAISERVLGIVEARQRHGTASALDLARQQSTVLSQRSTLLSLEQQQRQTRSALAILLGVAPQEFAINPEPFSQLRVPTVDPGMPSDLLLRRPDLARAEAQLVAADASIVAARTALFPSISLSASAGAASSGLLSLSSPTSTLSLGASITQSIFDGGRRQSQIASAESRQRELLETYRKAILTALKEVEDALNTVHFSSQQEQLQTDILAETRRSLQLAELRYREGADDLLSVLDAQRSLFSAQDQMVQLQLTRLNGALELYKVLGGGWQYAGM encoded by the coding sequence ATGAAAATACCGTTTCCCATATGGCCTCTGCAGCGGCTGTTCATCGGCTGCTGCTGTATTGTCCTCAGTGGCTGTGCCAGCCAGTTTGCCCCTCCCGCGCGTCCCGAACCCGTGCTGCCCGAAGCCTGGCAGGCCCAGCTGCCCGCTGAAGCCCAGGTACCCGAAGGCGACTGGTGGCAGCGTTTTGGCTCCCCGCGTCTTGAGGAGCTGGTGCTCATGGGCATGGAAGGCAGTCCCGACCTTGCCGGCGCGGTGGAAAGAGTGATTCAGGCAGAAGCTCAGCTGCGCAGTACGGGCTCTTCCCTCTTTCCCGCCGTGAACCTCAGTGGCGGAACATCCGCCCAACGCCGCAGCGTTTCCGGTGGCAGCAGCACCAGCAGCGAATCCACCAACCTCTCCCTGGGAGCCAGCTACGAAGTGGATGTGTGGGGACGCATTGCGGCGGATGTGCGGGCCTCCGAAGCCAATCTCGCGGCCAGCCACTTTGACTATGAAAGTGTGCGCCTGAGCCTGATCGCCGGCGTAGCCAGCGGCTATTTTCAGCTGCTGGCCCTGGAGGAACGCCTGGCCTATTCCCGCGAAAACCTCGCCATCAGTGAACGGGTGTTGGGCATCGTCGAGGCGCGCCAGCGCCACGGCACCGCCTCTGCGCTTGACCTGGCCCGTCAGCAGTCCACCGTGCTCAGCCAGCGCTCCACCCTGCTGAGCCTGGAACAGCAGCAGCGCCAGACCCGCTCGGCCCTGGCCATTCTCCTGGGCGTCGCGCCCCAGGAATTTGCCATCAACCCTGAGCCCTTCAGCCAGTTGCGCGTTCCCACCGTCGACCCCGGAATGCCTTCAGACCTGCTCTTGCGGCGACCCGATCTGGCGCGGGCCGAAGCCCAGCTCGTTGCCGCCGACGCCAGCATTGTGGCGGCCCGTACTGCCCTCTTCCCCTCCATCTCCCTGTCGGCTTCGGCGGGAGCCGCCAGCAGCGGGCTTCTCTCCCTCTCAAGCCCTACCAGCACCCTGAGCCTGGGTGCCTCCATCACCCAGAGCATCTTTGATGGCGGGCGCCGCCAGAGTCAGATTGCCAGTGCCGAATCCCGCCAGCGTGAGCTGTTGGAAACCTACCGCAAGGCCATTCTGACCGCCCTCAAGGAAGTGGAGGACGCCCTGAACACGGTCCACTTCAGCTCGCAGCAGGAACAGCTGCAGACAGACATCCTGGCGGAAACCAGAAGGAGCCTGCAGCTGGCGGAACTGCGCTACCGCGAAGGAGCCGATGACCTGCTCAGCGTGCTGGATGCCCAGCGCAGCCTCTTCAGTGCCCAGGATCAGATGGTGCAGCTGCAGCTGACCCGCCTGAATGGTGCGCTGGAACTGTATAAAGTTCTGGGGGGTGGGTGGCAGTACGCCGGGATGTGA
- a CDS encoding MacB family efflux pump subunit, translating into MAASQPLIELRQVTKTYFNGELSVEVLHGVDLKIYPGEFVAIMGASGSGKSTLMNILGCLDRPTSGQYLFMGQDVSDLERDELARLRREEFGFVFQSYNLISVATAVENVEVPAVYAGMIPAMRRERAHALLAELGLEDRLTHRPGQLSGGQQQRVSIARALMNGGRIILADEPTGALDSKSGAEVMRLLRELSARGHTIILITHEREVAEHASRVIEIRDGDILSDPGPQPVSSGKEGFDAQHQKDSFFGELLEATRTAVRALRSNIFRTILTLLGIVIGVASVITMLAIGDGAKQEVVERISSLGSNLLTVRPGAPNMRGRGGIATLVPDDVVAVRELSNVLAAVPEQSSSVTVRFGNFDHRTEVNGTSADFPVARAWHPAEGTFFSADDERSYATVAVVGQTVSSALFPSGDALGQFILINNIPFQIIGIMDERGAGLGGQDQDDVVLVPFTTSSLRLTGQRFLRNMIIAVEDVRQIDQTQEEVHALLLMRHGGVEDFQIRNMAALIDNVTETQNTMTILLGSIAAISLLVGGIGVMNIMLVSVTERTREIGIRMATGARMRNILQQFLIEALVVSAMGGLIGVAVGLSVAAIVGSLGTAIHYSLTPVVLAFGCAFATGLVFGYLPARKAARLDPVVALASE; encoded by the coding sequence ATGGCAGCATCCCAACCCCTTATTGAACTGCGGCAGGTCACCAAGACCTATTTTAATGGTGAGCTCTCCGTGGAGGTACTCCACGGTGTCGACCTGAAAATCTACCCCGGCGAATTTGTGGCCATCATGGGCGCTTCCGGTTCCGGCAAGTCGACACTCATGAATATCCTTGGTTGCCTGGATCGGCCCACTTCAGGGCAGTACCTGTTCATGGGACAGGATGTCTCGGATCTGGAGCGCGATGAACTGGCTCGCCTGCGCCGGGAAGAGTTCGGTTTTGTCTTCCAGAGCTACAACCTCATCAGTGTGGCTACGGCGGTGGAAAATGTGGAGGTGCCAGCGGTCTATGCCGGTATGATTCCTGCCATGCGACGCGAACGTGCCCATGCCCTGCTGGCTGAGCTGGGCCTGGAAGATCGCCTGACCCATCGTCCGGGGCAGCTCTCCGGTGGGCAGCAGCAGCGGGTGTCCATAGCTCGAGCCCTGATGAATGGCGGTCGTATCATTCTGGCCGACGAACCCACGGGCGCCCTGGACAGCAAGAGTGGTGCCGAAGTCATGCGGCTGCTGCGCGAACTCTCCGCCCGCGGCCACACGATCATTCTGATTACCCATGAGCGGGAGGTGGCTGAGCACGCCAGCCGCGTTATCGAGATCCGCGATGGAGATATCCTTTCCGACCCCGGACCGCAGCCAGTGTCTTCGGGAAAAGAGGGTTTTGATGCTCAGCATCAGAAGGACTCTTTCTTCGGTGAGCTGCTGGAGGCGACCCGCACGGCGGTACGCGCCCTGCGCAGCAATATTTTCCGCACGATCCTGACTCTGCTGGGGATTGTCATCGGTGTGGCATCGGTTATCACCATGCTGGCCATTGGCGATGGCGCCAAGCAGGAGGTGGTGGAGCGCATCAGCTCCCTGGGCAGTAACCTGCTGACGGTGCGGCCGGGAGCCCCCAATATGCGGGGGCGGGGTGGAATTGCCACCCTGGTGCCCGATGACGTGGTGGCCGTGCGGGAGCTCTCCAATGTGCTGGCAGCTGTGCCGGAGCAGAGCAGCTCGGTTACGGTGCGCTTTGGCAACTTTGACCATCGCACCGAAGTCAACGGCACTTCTGCCGATTTCCCCGTGGCGCGGGCCTGGCATCCGGCGGAGGGAACCTTCTTCAGCGCTGACGATGAACGCAGCTACGCCACCGTGGCCGTCGTGGGTCAAACGGTTTCCAGTGCGCTCTTTCCCTCTGGTGATGCCCTGGGACAATTTATTCTCATCAACAATATTCCCTTTCAGATAATCGGCATCATGGACGAACGGGGCGCCGGACTGGGGGGGCAGGATCAGGATGATGTGGTCCTGGTGCCCTTTACCACCAGCAGCCTGCGCCTGACCGGACAGCGCTTCCTGCGCAATATGATTATTGCCGTCGAGGACGTACGGCAGATTGACCAGACCCAGGAAGAGGTGCACGCCCTGCTGCTCATGCGGCACGGCGGTGTGGAAGATTTCCAGATCCGCAATATGGCCGCCCTGATTGACAATGTGACCGAAACTCAGAACACCATGACCATCCTGCTGGGTTCCATCGCCGCCATCTCCCTGCTGGTGGGTGGCATTGGCGTCATGAACATCATGCTGGTCAGCGTCACCGAACGCACCCGTGAAATCGGCATCCGCATGGCCACTGGAGCGCGCATGCGCAATATTCTCCAGCAGTTTCTCATTGAAGCGCTGGTGGTCTCCGCCATGGGCGGGCTGATCGGTGTGGCGGTGGGCCTCAGCGTTGCCGCCATCGTCGGTTCCCTGGGAACCGCCATCCACTACTCTCTGACTCCGGTGGTGCTGGCCTTTGGCTGCGCCTTTGCCACAGGGCTGGTGTTCGGCTATCTGCCCGCCCGCAAAGCGGCGCGGCTGGACCCGGTGGTGGCGCTGGCGTCGGAATGA
- a CDS encoding efflux RND transporter periplasmic adaptor subunit: MNREMQSRRWRPSRRALFLVLPGLVLLAGAGYFSWQHMFSNQKGQQAWSIAQVQKGNIENLVTATGTLQPRNYVDVGAQVSGQMQKIHVEVGTQVQQGELLAEIDPTLFVAKVDATRAQLRYQLAQLRDREAQLILAENHYRRQKNLLAEDATTEENVQNAEASLLSARAQIEMLRAQIDQTESTLRSDEASLNYAMIYAPMDGTVVSVSVRQGQTINASQQAPTILRIADLSTMTVQTQVSEADVSKLRMDMEAYFTTLGSQGRRWYGRLHRVEPTPTVENNVVLYNALFDVTNANRELLPQMTAQVFFVVSSARDALLVPVAALSMSSATNTNTAQRRERPAGAESGDRARMPGGESGERSRAAATASATSRATVQVVLADGTLEPREVEVGVSNRIQAQVLSGLVEGERVAVGVAQAGNSGAARTATAGSPLAAGGPGTGMPRVR, from the coding sequence ATGAATCGCGAAATGCAATCACGTCGATGGCGTCCCTCAAGGCGCGCACTGTTTCTTGTGTTGCCAGGGCTTGTGCTGCTGGCCGGGGCAGGCTATTTCAGCTGGCAGCATATGTTCAGCAACCAGAAAGGCCAGCAGGCCTGGAGCATTGCCCAGGTCCAGAAAGGCAATATCGAAAACCTGGTAACGGCCACGGGTACCCTGCAGCCACGCAATTACGTGGATGTGGGAGCCCAGGTGTCGGGCCAGATGCAGAAGATCCATGTGGAGGTGGGCACCCAGGTGCAGCAGGGTGAACTGCTGGCGGAGATCGACCCGACGCTCTTTGTGGCCAAAGTGGATGCCACGCGGGCCCAGCTGCGTTACCAGCTGGCCCAGCTACGCGATCGCGAGGCGCAGCTGATCCTGGCGGAAAACCATTACCGGCGGCAGAAAAATCTGCTGGCGGAAGATGCCACCACCGAGGAAAATGTTCAGAATGCCGAAGCATCGCTGCTTTCTGCCAGGGCTCAGATCGAAATGCTCAGGGCACAGATCGACCAGACGGAATCGACCCTGCGCTCCGATGAAGCCAGCCTCAACTACGCCATGATCTATGCTCCCATGGACGGCACGGTGGTTTCCGTCAGCGTGCGCCAGGGGCAGACCATCAATGCCAGCCAGCAGGCGCCGACCATTCTGCGCATTGCCGATCTTTCCACCATGACCGTGCAGACCCAGGTTTCCGAAGCCGATGTCAGTAAACTGCGCATGGATATGGAAGCGTACTTTACCACCTTGGGCAGTCAGGGCCGGCGCTGGTACGGCAGGCTCCACCGGGTGGAACCCACACCCACCGTGGAAAACAACGTGGTGCTCTATAATGCCCTGTTCGATGTCACCAATGCCAATCGCGAACTGCTGCCCCAGATGACCGCCCAGGTCTTCTTTGTGGTGTCCTCGGCCCGCGACGCTTTGCTGGTGCCGGTGGCAGCCCTGAGCATGAGCTCCGCAACGAACACGAATACCGCGCAGCGCCGTGAACGGCCTGCGGGGGCAGAATCGGGCGATCGCGCGCGCATGCCCGGTGGTGAATCCGGTGAGCGCAGTCGCGCAGCCGCTACTGCCAGTGCCACTTCCCGCGCCACCGTTCAGGTCGTTCTGGCCGATGGCACCCTGGAACCCCGCGAAGTTGAGGTTGGAGTCAGCAACCGCATTCAGGCGCAGGTGCTTTCCGGCCTGGTGGAAGGTGAACGGGTTGCCGTGGGCGTTGCCCAGGCGGGCAATTCCGGCGCGGCGCGCACTGCGACTGCCGGCAGCCCTCTGGCTGCTGGGGGTCCGGGCACGGGCATGCCCAGGGTGCGCTGA
- a CDS encoding TonB-dependent siderophore receptor, whose amino-acid sequence MALLAVTAAQADDPKVSVQLEPVRVTGTAHESTGYRASEVSGATGMPIDPTLVPQAVTIVTPQMLEHLGATRMGDALPFVSGVSSQNDFGGMWDNYSIRGFEGDINRGPVFLRDGVRANRGYTGKQDAVNLERIEILRGSSSALIGRADPGGAVNIVTKRPSFESSGEVTLAASSDKPHRATFDYTGPLSDSIAGRISVAVEDGDTFRDHVSENRFVVAPAFSWILSDNARVHYDGEFSQQKRPLDRGVMAVDNRLGVVPVTRFLNEPDDGDITLRTQANRLRFQADLSENWSSQLTLAHMHSTMKGDSTEAMGQSDGYLIRERRHRDYESDDLVASAEIRGSVELSGLRHDLLLGAELSRYEQDFLMRRSARTQANASDPYAFNIYNPVYGSGPIPFDDSRTNQREDAEDTLAFYVQDLIHVNYATRVLVGGRFDRFEQETKNLQTGVKASQRDNAVNPRVGVSHDLTSLVTVFANASRAFNPNSGADRHGDQFDPETSTSYDIGLKTTLPGGLSLDASLFQITKENVLTRDPVDAAFSVTAGEVRSRGIELDVNGKITESLSASFSYSYTDAHIVADGVTFSQDTRLNNVPRNQASLLTNYGWKLADRDASIGGGIVYVDSRVGNQSNTDFTLPSYSTVHVRAAYKPRPDMEVAFIIDNLLDKEYYTASYWEHWVTPGAPRNYTLQVTYQF is encoded by the coding sequence GTGGCATTGCTTGCCGTGACGGCGGCACAGGCGGATGATCCCAAGGTATCAGTACAGCTTGAGCCTGTGCGCGTTACCGGAACGGCGCATGAAAGTACCGGATACCGGGCCAGTGAAGTGAGTGGGGCGACCGGCATGCCCATTGATCCGACACTGGTGCCCCAGGCGGTGACTATCGTGACGCCACAGATGCTTGAACACCTGGGTGCCACGCGCATGGGCGATGCTTTGCCCTTTGTCAGCGGGGTGTCTTCTCAAAACGATTTCGGCGGAATGTGGGACAACTATTCCATCCGGGGTTTCGAAGGTGATATCAACCGGGGGCCGGTTTTTCTGCGGGATGGTGTACGGGCTAACCGCGGGTATACAGGCAAACAGGATGCTGTCAACCTTGAGCGTATTGAAATTCTGCGGGGGTCGTCTTCGGCATTGATCGGCAGAGCTGATCCCGGTGGAGCGGTGAATATTGTGACCAAGCGCCCCAGCTTTGAGTCATCCGGCGAGGTAACGCTGGCTGCCTCCAGTGATAAGCCCCATCGGGCGACCTTCGATTACACTGGGCCTCTGAGTGATTCCATTGCCGGCCGGATCAGTGTGGCGGTTGAGGATGGCGATACCTTCCGGGATCATGTCAGTGAAAATCGCTTTGTGGTGGCACCAGCTTTCTCATGGATTCTTTCCGACAACGCGCGTGTGCACTATGATGGCGAATTTTCCCAACAGAAGCGCCCCCTTGACCGTGGGGTCATGGCGGTGGATAACAGGCTCGGTGTGGTACCGGTGACGCGCTTTCTCAATGAGCCCGATGATGGCGACATCACTCTCAGGACCCAGGCAAATCGTCTGCGTTTTCAGGCTGATCTCAGCGAGAACTGGTCCAGCCAACTGACTCTGGCCCATATGCACAGCACGATGAAGGGCGATTCCACTGAGGCCATGGGCCAAAGCGATGGCTACCTGATTCGCGAACGGCGTCACCGCGATTATGAGAGCGATGATCTGGTGGCTTCAGCGGAGATCCGTGGCAGTGTGGAGCTTTCCGGACTGCGCCATGACCTGCTGCTGGGGGCCGAGCTGAGCCGATACGAACAGGACTTTCTCATGCGGCGCAGTGCCCGCACGCAGGCCAACGCGTCTGATCCCTACGCGTTCAATATTTACAATCCGGTTTACGGTAGCGGGCCCATACCCTTCGACGATTCGCGGACCAATCAGCGCGAGGATGCTGAGGATACCCTCGCCTTCTACGTGCAGGATCTCATTCATGTGAACTATGCGACCCGTGTGCTGGTGGGCGGACGCTTCGACCGCTTTGAGCAGGAGACGAAAAATCTCCAGACGGGGGTGAAGGCATCCCAAAGGGACAATGCCGTCAATCCGCGAGTCGGTGTCAGTCACGATCTCACCTCCCTGGTGACGGTTTTTGCCAATGCATCACGGGCATTCAATCCCAACTCTGGTGCGGATCGTCATGGCGACCAGTTTGATCCCGAAACCTCCACTTCCTACGACATTGGCCTGAAGACCACACTGCCCGGTGGACTCTCCCTGGACGCCAGTCTCTTTCAGATTACCAAAGAGAACGTGCTTACCCGCGACCCCGTTGACGCCGCCTTCTCGGTGACCGCTGGCGAGGTCAGAAGCAGGGGAATTGAGCTGGATGTGAACGGGAAAATCACCGAAAGCCTCAGTGCCAGCTTCAGCTACAGCTATACCGATGCCCATATAGTGGCTGACGGGGTTACCTTCAGCCAGGATACCCGCCTGAATAATGTGCCCCGCAACCAGGCCAGTCTGCTGACCAATTACGGATGGAAACTGGCCGACAGGGATGCCAGCATCGGCGGTGGTATTGTGTATGTGGATTCGCGGGTGGGCAACCAGAGCAATACCGACTTTACTCTGCCCTCGTATTCCACGGTGCACGTTCGCGCCGCCTATAAACCGCGACCTGATATGGAAGTCGCCTTTATCATCGACAACCTCCTGGACAAGGAGTATTACACGGCCTCCTACTGGGAGCACTGGGTTACCCCGGGAGCGCCGCGTAACTATACCCTTCAGGTAACCTACCAATTCTGA
- a CDS encoding DUF4198 domain-containing protein, producing MRTLLTLLLIAVLISSASAHYIWLERADETSARAYFGYWHRGIHEKTGDKLDDIKATGILPADIAGASYRRDDHIEITIKAPGDVALVEETGLRRARIGTEVTRAVALARAGRSQANSLVDLDLVPMVPDGNRFALQFQGSPLADTEITVYDPDRQEQKLTTNALGQVQILTLKAGQYLVRASHTHEQPGETAEGEHYDRTRYGLTLTFSNP from the coding sequence ATGCGTACCCTGCTGACATTGCTTTTGATCGCTGTGCTGATAAGTTCCGCCAGCGCTCACTATATCTGGCTTGAACGTGCTGATGAAACTTCTGCCAGGGCCTACTTCGGTTACTGGCATCGCGGTATTCACGAAAAGACCGGTGACAAGCTTGACGATATCAAGGCCACCGGGATTCTTCCCGCAGATATTGCGGGAGCCAGTTACCGCCGCGACGATCATATCGAGATCACCATCAAGGCTCCTGGCGATGTGGCGCTGGTGGAAGAAACCGGACTGCGCCGCGCCCGTATCGGCACGGAAGTGACCCGCGCAGTGGCGCTGGCCCGTGCCGGACGCTCCCAGGCCAACTCCCTGGTGGATCTGGATCTCGTGCCCATGGTCCCCGACGGAAACCGCTTTGCCCTGCAGTTTCAGGGCAGTCCCCTGGCCGACACCGAGATTACCGTTTACGACCCGGATCGCCAGGAACAGAAGCTGACTACCAATGCCCTGGGGCAGGTGCAGATTCTCACTCTCAAGGCGGGGCAGTATCTGGTGCGAGCTTCCCATACCCATGAGCAGCCTGGCGAAACCGCTGAGGGTGAGCATTATGACCGAACCCGCTACGGCCTGACGCTCACGTTCAGCAATCCATGA
- a CDS encoding PepSY domain-containing protein: MFRNIWFQLHWFFGITAGVILIIVGVTGGMLSFQSEILRLMNPGVLTVTVPAGAEKLDPTELLRKLQREFPDRTVNSLTLHTGANRSASVNLASADPRMRRGETRYVNPYTGELLGEVKGQSFFSATMRLHRWLLTDEFFHNRTLGKQIVGASTVLCILLSITGIYLRWPRQVSSLKVWLTFDLKRRGRGFVWDMHAVLGTWVLIPFLIMSLTGLYWSYGWYRNMLFDISGVPRPAARVMPPPAAPEATPEGVAPAQRGGEGSERTRPEGRSGERGSGAGRESAAPSSAAIARELGVVWTSFQEASQGNFSQVQLRIPQGNGQEVSVTYQDARPQHERANNRMTIHPVSGEVTLHDRYADRPLNVRLMGSMLPLHAGSYWGLPGKIIFMVASILMPLFTITGFMLYFERRRHKKAALAIASEARQADADENAEPLLIAYASQTGYSESLAWQSAATLQKHGYNISVKELGSLSASDLGSYSRALFLVSTFGDGEPPVSARPFVRLMAEGDLALNGFEYALLAVGDRQYELYCKFGHELDAWLRDHGAVSLYPMVEVDNGDPEAIARWQQQLASFPVAGSALV, from the coding sequence ATGTTTCGAAATATCTGGTTTCAGCTTCACTGGTTCTTTGGCATTACCGCCGGGGTTATCCTGATTATCGTCGGGGTTACCGGCGGTATGCTTTCGTTTCAGTCGGAGATTCTGCGCCTCATGAATCCCGGTGTGCTGACGGTCACGGTTCCTGCGGGTGCTGAAAAGCTCGACCCAACGGAGCTTCTGCGCAAGCTTCAGCGGGAGTTCCCGGATCGTACCGTCAACTCCCTGACGCTCCATACCGGAGCCAATCGCTCGGCGTCGGTAAATCTGGCCAGTGCTGATCCCAGGATGCGGCGGGGTGAGACGCGCTATGTCAATCCTTACACCGGTGAACTGCTGGGAGAGGTGAAGGGGCAGAGCTTCTTCTCCGCGACCATGCGCCTGCACCGCTGGCTGCTGACCGATGAATTTTTTCATAACCGCACCCTTGGCAAACAGATCGTGGGAGCCTCCACGGTGCTGTGTATCCTGCTCAGCATTACGGGGATCTACCTGCGCTGGCCCCGCCAGGTGAGCAGCCTGAAGGTGTGGTTGACCTTTGACCTGAAGCGTCGCGGACGCGGCTTTGTCTGGGATATGCACGCGGTGCTGGGAACCTGGGTACTCATACCCTTTCTGATCATGTCACTGACCGGGCTGTACTGGTCCTATGGCTGGTATCGCAATATGCTTTTTGATATCAGCGGAGTGCCGCGCCCGGCTGCCCGGGTCATGCCTCCTCCGGCGGCACCTGAAGCGACACCGGAAGGAGTTGCACCAGCCCAGCGTGGTGGTGAAGGCTCCGAGCGGACACGGCCCGAAGGGCGATCCGGCGAGCGAGGCAGCGGCGCGGGAAGAGAATCTGCTGCGCCATCCAGCGCTGCCATCGCCCGCGAACTGGGCGTGGTATGGACGTCGTTTCAGGAAGCTTCCCAGGGCAACTTCAGCCAGGTTCAGCTGCGTATTCCCCAGGGCAATGGCCAGGAGGTCAGCGTTACCTATCAGGATGCCAGACCGCAGCATGAGCGGGCCAATAATCGTATGACCATTCACCCCGTGTCGGGTGAAGTCACCCTGCATGACCGGTACGCCGACCGGCCCCTCAATGTCCGTCTCATGGGCAGCATGCTGCCGCTGCACGCGGGAAGTTACTGGGGCCTGCCGGGCAAGATCATCTTCATGGTGGCCAGTATCCTCATGCCATTGTTCACCATTACTGGTTTCATGCTCTACTTTGAGCGCCGTCGCCATAAAAAAGCCGCCCTGGCAATCGCTTCCGAGGCCCGGCAGGCAGATGCTGACGAAAATGCCGAACCGCTGCTGATTGCCTATGCCAGCCAGACCGGCTATAGTGAAAGCCTGGCCTGGCAGAGTGCGGCGACACTCCAGAAACACGGTTACAATATCAGTGTGAAGGAACTTGGCAGCCTGAGCGCTTCCGATCTTGGCAGTTATTCCCGCGCGCTGTTTCTGGTATCAACATTCGGTGACGGTGAGCCCCCGGTCAGCGCCCGCCCCTTTGTGCGGCTGATGGCGGAGGGAGATCTTGCCCTGAATGGTTTTGAATATGCCCTGCTGGCGGTTGGAGACCGCCAGTACGAGCTGTACTGCAAATTTGGCCATGAACTGGATGCCTGGCTGCGTGACCACGGCGCCGTGTCCCTGTACCCCATGGTAGAGGTGGATAACGGTGATCCCGAGGCCATTGCCCGCTGGCAGCAGCAGCTGGCCAGTTTTCCCGTTGCAGGTTCTGCCCTTGTTTGA